Proteins found in one Bremerella volcania genomic segment:
- a CDS encoding PSD1 and planctomycete cytochrome C domain-containing protein produces the protein MNRFLSSLVTLLLCVPAAWVYAEEDPQAIAIKYSRDIKPLLSNSCYTCHGPDEGTREADLRLDVRDVATAHAIVPGKPDESELLARIASDDADLQMPPAESNRPRLSSEEVDLIRKWIAQGAKYDEHWSYVPAKPREIPEECRSSPIDYFIDKRLAEKNITPGKKANARTLIRRLFFDLNGLPPTSAEVAIFEADPSDEAYRKLVDKLLASPRFGERMAIHWLDLIRYADSVGIHGDQEWSMSPYRDYVIQSFNKNKPFDQFTIEQLAGDLLPGATREQKIASGYNRLNMITAEGGAQAKEYLAKYAADRVRTTSTAWLGATMGCSECHDHKFDPYTLKEFYEFAAFFADLEERGVYSGSSRTGNWGPEIMVPTGEQQQRLEQLDQQIARLEKELETDTPELAKDQSRWEAELPKTTTWQTLEPTSLTSKPEVGWKKLDDGSLLTTGANPEKPTYVLGFSVDLPKATAIRLEVLPDDSLPAKGPGRAGNGNFVLNGFQLSVDDKPVELKSVTASHAQDGWPASGLLSENPKDGWAILPKVGRANEVVFVLKEDLTLTSASKLTVTMTHNYGSSHAIGRFRMAMVDAPRPVLAGQGVGVPAKIRKLVELPSDRRSPEQQQTLAAYYRTIAPRLDQTRKDLAERKKDRKQLADSVTTTLVSVSTNPRTMRVLPRGNWLDDSGEVVLPGVPGFLGYDLETGEQRATRLDLAKWLIDRRNPLTARVFVNRLWQLMFGRGLVTTSDDFGSQGSVPSHPELLDWLAGEFVDSGWNVKHIIRLIVLSDAYQRTSARTPSQKEKDLSNSLLAAQSSFRLPAEMIRDNALAASGLLVEKLGGESARPYQPAGYWSHLNFPTREYQRDHGDNLYRRGLYTHWQRTYLHPSLAAFDAPTREECTVRRNISNTPQQALVLMNDPTYVEAARALGTLLIRQGGDSPRNKINFGMQSVQQRNASEEEARILLEIYEKHHAEYAKDIDAARKLLAVGEYQVPEDIDPANLAAWISVSRVLLNLHETITRY, from the coding sequence ATGAATCGATTCTTGAGTTCGCTTGTCACGCTGCTTCTCTGTGTTCCTGCCGCATGGGTCTATGCGGAGGAAGATCCGCAAGCGATTGCGATCAAGTACTCGCGCGACATTAAGCCTCTGCTATCCAACAGTTGCTATACGTGCCATGGGCCTGACGAAGGGACTCGGGAGGCCGACCTTCGCCTGGACGTTCGTGACGTTGCGACCGCCCATGCGATTGTGCCGGGCAAACCGGACGAAAGCGAGTTGCTCGCCCGAATCGCAAGTGACGACGCGGATCTCCAAATGCCTCCAGCCGAGTCGAATCGTCCGCGGCTTAGTTCCGAAGAAGTCGATCTCATTCGAAAGTGGATCGCCCAGGGAGCCAAATACGACGAGCATTGGTCCTATGTTCCCGCAAAGCCACGCGAGATCCCCGAAGAATGTCGTTCATCTCCGATCGACTACTTCATCGACAAGCGTCTTGCCGAGAAGAACATTACGCCCGGGAAGAAAGCCAATGCGAGAACGTTGATTCGCCGACTCTTCTTCGACTTGAATGGCCTTCCGCCGACTTCCGCGGAGGTGGCCATCTTCGAGGCCGATCCATCCGACGAAGCTTACCGGAAGTTGGTCGACAAGCTGCTCGCCTCACCTCGCTTCGGCGAACGCATGGCCATCCATTGGCTGGACCTGATCCGCTACGCAGACTCAGTCGGCATCCATGGCGACCAGGAATGGAGCATGTCCCCTTACCGCGACTATGTAATCCAATCCTTCAACAAGAACAAACCGTTCGACCAATTCACCATCGAACAACTTGCCGGCGACCTGTTACCAGGCGCCACGCGGGAGCAGAAGATCGCCTCAGGCTACAACCGCTTGAACATGATCACGGCGGAAGGGGGCGCCCAAGCCAAGGAGTATCTGGCCAAGTATGCCGCCGATCGCGTACGCACTACCAGCACGGCCTGGCTTGGCGCCACTATGGGGTGCAGCGAATGCCACGACCATAAGTTCGATCCTTACACGCTCAAAGAGTTTTACGAGTTCGCCGCGTTCTTCGCCGACCTGGAAGAGCGGGGCGTTTACAGCGGCAGTAGCCGGACAGGCAACTGGGGACCTGAGATCATGGTTCCCACCGGGGAACAGCAGCAGCGGCTAGAGCAACTCGACCAGCAAATTGCCCGTCTTGAAAAAGAACTGGAAACCGACACGCCTGAACTGGCCAAGGATCAAAGCCGATGGGAAGCGGAACTACCTAAGACCACCACCTGGCAAACGCTTGAACCGACCAGTCTCACGTCGAAGCCTGAGGTGGGCTGGAAGAAGCTTGATGATGGATCGCTGCTGACGACGGGGGCCAATCCCGAAAAACCAACTTACGTACTAGGGTTTTCGGTCGATCTCCCGAAGGCGACGGCCATTCGACTCGAAGTCTTGCCGGACGATTCTTTGCCCGCCAAGGGACCAGGCCGGGCTGGAAACGGTAACTTCGTCCTCAACGGCTTTCAACTCTCGGTGGATGACAAGCCGGTCGAGTTGAAATCGGTCACGGCATCGCATGCCCAGGATGGTTGGCCGGCAAGTGGCTTGTTGTCCGAGAATCCGAAGGATGGCTGGGCCATCTTGCCGAAAGTAGGCCGGGCCAACGAAGTTGTCTTTGTACTGAAGGAAGACCTGACGTTAACTTCCGCCAGTAAACTTACCGTCACGATGACTCACAACTACGGTAGTAGCCATGCGATCGGACGATTTCGCATGGCAATGGTCGATGCCCCACGTCCTGTTCTCGCTGGCCAGGGCGTGGGCGTTCCTGCCAAGATCCGAAAACTCGTCGAATTGCCTAGCGACAGACGAAGCCCCGAACAACAACAAACCTTGGCAGCATACTACCGGACGATTGCTCCACGGCTGGATCAAACCCGAAAAGATCTCGCCGAACGCAAGAAAGATCGAAAACAACTTGCCGATTCGGTCACAACGACACTGGTTTCCGTTTCGACGAATCCCCGAACGATGCGTGTCTTGCCGCGAGGTAATTGGCTGGATGACAGCGGAGAGGTCGTCCTGCCAGGCGTGCCAGGCTTCCTGGGATACGATCTAGAAACCGGCGAGCAAAGAGCCACGCGTCTCGACCTTGCCAAATGGCTGATCGATCGCCGCAATCCACTCACCGCACGCGTCTTTGTGAATCGATTGTGGCAACTCATGTTCGGCCGGGGGCTAGTCACCACATCCGACGACTTCGGCTCGCAGGGATCGGTGCCAAGTCACCCAGAACTATTAGACTGGCTGGCAGGCGAGTTTGTGGACAGCGGCTGGAATGTAAAGCACATCATTCGCTTGATCGTTCTCTCGGATGCCTATCAACGGACCTCGGCGCGAACGCCTAGCCAAAAGGAAAAAGACCTCAGCAACTCGCTCCTGGCAGCTCAGTCGTCGTTCCGACTGCCCGCCGAAATGATTCGAGACAATGCCCTGGCAGCCAGTGGGCTGTTGGTCGAAAAGCTGGGCGGCGAGAGTGCTCGTCCGTACCAGCCGGCCGGTTACTGGTCTCACCTGAACTTTCCGACTCGTGAGTATCAGCGCGACCATGGCGACAATCTCTATCGCCGAGGGCTCTACACGCACTGGCAGAGAACCTATCTACATCCGAGCCTGGCGGCATTCGACGCTCCGACACGTGAAGAGTGTACCGTTCGTCGAAACATCTCCAACACACCACAGCAAGCGCTGGTGCTAATGAACGATCCAACCTACGTCGAAGCGGCTCGGGCACTGGGTACGCTGCTGATACGGCAGGGGGGCGATTCGCCGCGAAACAAAATCAACTTCGGCATGCAGTCCGTTCAGCAGCGGAACGCTTCCGAGGAGGAAGCCAGAATCCTTCTCGAAATCTATGAAAAACACCACGCCGAATATGCAAAAGATATTGATGCAGCCCGTAAGCTGTTGGCAGTAGGTGAGTACCAGGTTCCCGAGGATATCGATCCCGCCAACCTGGCTGCGTGGATTTCGGTGAGTCGCGTCCTTTTGAATTTACATGAGACCATTACTCGTTATTAG
- a CDS encoding LamG domain-containing protein yields MGLHANRHRREGFAVVIVLALLSVTLALSYSMMRVQSTTSQIQQNMSRQADARQAAISGVSAGVREMYESDWGGIDSTLQMNLGNNRSYQVSYQTGDPWLESDDPDYSEKPFRVTVVSTGYAFDSASPTVRSEYKIRAVVQLVRRKLQSNPSGYAAAAGHSMYSYGSGTNTLEAPSQVHGKTFVNGKLELCEDWQKTNRPFHGLIDEIAIYDREMGGLEVYLIGLTSNLSNSSLATALSTSGIRHWWRFNETDSSATIAADSAGSRNGTYKGGVYPGVDIGGGNKAVYLDGVSGRVDLGNMSLPSAYNFTMMAWVMPMTLTGNNEDGRIFSKATHTDASAHLLMLSTTRSGNSSYPRVRLKTSSAFYENVANNASLSTNSWVLLTLTFNAGTDDFKLYVNGILKKSWSAAGYAQSSSNILAWIGDNPPGSARTRYLEATKDLAEADLGDYRPLAGDVTLSSDHNDLSTALTLTRQLGCNLSYQSTSTSSPSSSAISGSTYRLYPGGQEYTIPKVSSTVHYQTLEPDVDTNPLGIFRFPGTVSIEDQTTLRGTLIGQDNGSDIRLRGTQIKITGVDLPALDDDSTVYQLPTLIAGDDIEASYGVNATVEGAVAAFGDLEVENLYSDSVFQLTGQAYVDEFKLNARYDWSTLAYYSSYYLTAFVNYVGHTNTTANFASWLDETTSAKFENNVKIDLPETALTYQWLDLSQPIYQKGDSDTGLVWELVRWKDDGGI; encoded by the coding sequence ATGGGCCTGCATGCAAACCGCCATCGCCGCGAAGGCTTTGCCGTTGTAATCGTCCTGGCCCTGTTGTCAGTGACCTTGGCCTTGTCGTATTCGATGATGCGCGTGCAGTCGACGACCAGTCAGATTCAACAGAACATGAGCCGCCAGGCCGATGCCCGGCAGGCTGCCATCTCAGGCGTTTCCGCCGGCGTGCGTGAAATGTATGAGAGCGACTGGGGTGGAATCGACTCGACCCTGCAAATGAACCTGGGGAACAATCGCTCGTACCAGGTAAGCTACCAGACCGGCGACCCTTGGCTTGAATCGGACGATCCCGACTACTCGGAAAAACCGTTCCGCGTGACGGTGGTTTCGACCGGATACGCGTTTGATTCGGCAAGTCCTACGGTGAGATCCGAATACAAGATCCGCGCGGTGGTGCAACTTGTGCGGCGTAAGCTGCAGTCCAACCCAAGTGGCTATGCCGCCGCGGCGGGACACTCGATGTACAGCTACGGATCCGGCACCAACACACTGGAAGCACCGAGCCAGGTTCATGGCAAAACTTTCGTCAACGGAAAGCTCGAATTATGCGAAGACTGGCAAAAGACCAATCGACCTTTCCACGGCTTAATCGACGAAATTGCCATTTATGACCGCGAAATGGGCGGTTTGGAAGTTTATCTGATTGGTTTGACCAGCAACCTTTCCAACTCCTCGCTCGCGACCGCGCTATCGACTTCCGGGATTCGACATTGGTGGCGATTCAATGAAACGGACTCTTCGGCAACCATTGCGGCTGACTCGGCCGGTTCGAGAAACGGAACCTACAAGGGAGGCGTCTACCCAGGCGTTGATATTGGCGGCGGTAACAAAGCCGTCTATCTCGATGGCGTCTCAGGCCGCGTCGATTTGGGAAACATGTCCCTCCCCAGCGCTTACAACTTCACGATGATGGCCTGGGTCATGCCGATGACGTTGACCGGTAATAACGAAGACGGACGAATCTTCTCGAAAGCAACCCATACAGACGCCAGTGCCCACTTACTGATGCTCAGCACGACACGTAGCGGAAATAGTTCCTACCCGCGAGTGCGTCTCAAAACATCCAGCGCCTTTTACGAAAACGTTGCGAACAATGCCAGCTTGAGCACGAATTCCTGGGTTCTGTTAACCCTCACGTTCAACGCCGGAACCGATGACTTCAAATTGTACGTCAATGGCATTCTGAAAAAGAGTTGGAGTGCAGCAGGCTATGCACAATCTTCCAGCAACATATTAGCCTGGATCGGTGACAACCCACCCGGCTCCGCGCGAACTCGATATCTGGAGGCCACGAAAGACTTGGCCGAGGCCGACCTGGGAGACTATCGCCCCCTTGCCGGGGACGTCACTCTTTCCAGCGATCACAATGACCTGAGCACCGCCCTGACACTTACCCGACAACTTGGGTGCAACCTTTCGTATCAGTCAACATCCACGAGTTCGCCGAGCAGTTCTGCTATTAGCGGTTCGACATATCGTCTTTACCCTGGCGGCCAGGAGTACACAATCCCCAAGGTTAGCTCGACGGTCCACTACCAGACCCTTGAACCTGATGTTGACACCAATCCCTTGGGCATCTTTCGCTTTCCAGGGACTGTCTCAATTGAAGACCAGACGACCTTGCGGGGTACCTTGATTGGTCAGGATAACGGAAGCGATATCCGCTTGCGGGGAACTCAGATCAAGATCACAGGCGTCGATTTACCGGCTTTGGACGACGATTCGACCGTCTACCAGTTACCAACGCTCATTGCTGGGGATGACATCGAAGCCAGTTACGGGGTCAACGCGACCGTCGAAGGTGCCGTCGCGGCGTTCGGGGACCTGGAGGTCGAAAACCTCTATTCCGACTCGGTATTTCAACTCACCGGCCAGGCGTACGTGGACGAATTCAAGCTGAACGCACGCTACGATTGGTCCACACTTGCCTACTACTCCTCGTATTATCTGACGGCCTTCGTCAATTACGTGGGGCATACCAATACAACGGCGAACTTCGCCAGCTGGCTTGACGAAACGACTTCTGCCAAATTCGAGAATAACGTTAAAATCGATCTGCCTGAGACGGCTCTCACCTACCAGTGGCTGGACCTTAGCCAGCCGATTTACCAAAAGGGAGACAGCGACACAGGCCTCGTGTGGGAACTCGTCCGCTGGAAGGACGACGGTGGCATCTGA
- a CDS encoding tetratricopeptide repeat protein — protein MSKRLVALLILTALAAQSIGCAISPTIREAFMDPGKEQRERKEEINRLVDQRHVQTRLQAASAMLDSGRYTDCERVLAEIEKIDPNCKEMYLIRGESLMAQNKFAQAAALYEKVLLTHPADANLHHLHAMALEFSGDSVAAMLAFQRAAELSPDSSLIQLSQIRADASGTTSR, from the coding sequence ATGTCCAAACGTTTGGTCGCCTTGTTGATCCTGACTGCCTTGGCTGCTCAAAGCATCGGCTGTGCCATTTCGCCGACAATCCGCGAGGCGTTCATGGACCCCGGCAAGGAGCAGCGCGAACGAAAGGAAGAGATCAATCGACTTGTCGACCAACGGCATGTTCAAACCCGCCTGCAAGCGGCCTCGGCCATGCTCGATTCCGGTCGCTATACGGATTGCGAACGAGTACTCGCCGAGATCGAAAAGATCGATCCCAACTGCAAAGAAATGTACTTGATCCGCGGCGAGTCCCTCATGGCACAAAACAAGTTTGCCCAGGCCGCAGCTCTGTACGAGAAGGTTCTTTTAACGCACCCGGCGGACGCCAACCTGCATCACTTGCATGCGATGGCGCTCGAGTTCTCGGGCGATTCGGTCGCCGCAATGCTCGCCTTCCAAAGGGCCGCCGAACTTTCGCCTGACAGTTCATTGATCCAGCTGAGCCAGATTCGCGCTGACGCCTCTGGCACGACCAGTCGCTGA
- the nadC gene encoding carboxylating nicotinate-nucleotide diphosphorylase has translation MAKQFHQVVWDDLLQDDCRQLLDLAVREDLGREHDWSTLSLIPESATGTVSIVARQEGVLAGSRIIDLMIDELELDIEVVYHLSDRSAMMPGDKLITLSGSVRDLLTTERIVLNFLGRLVGIATLTRTYVEKVQGTAAQVYDTRKTTPGWRRLEKYAVQCGGGTNHRTGLYEAVMLKDNHLAWYTQFTGKSAQLGDLVGIVRQFLIDQLGEANGSQRIIEIEVDRTEQLKQVLPSQPDIVLLDNMDCETLKKAVELRNELAPEVQLEASGGVNLQTIRGIAETGVERISVGALTHSAVNVDLGYDWG, from the coding sequence ATGGCCAAGCAGTTCCATCAAGTCGTCTGGGATGACCTTCTACAGGATGATTGCCGCCAACTCCTCGATCTGGCCGTGCGTGAAGACTTGGGGCGCGAACACGACTGGTCGACGCTCAGCCTGATTCCTGAATCGGCGACCGGGACCGTTAGCATTGTGGCTCGACAGGAAGGCGTACTCGCCGGCAGCCGAATCATCGACTTGATGATCGACGAGTTGGAACTCGATATCGAAGTTGTCTATCACCTCAGCGACCGCTCGGCCATGATGCCTGGCGATAAGCTGATCACGCTTAGTGGCAGTGTTCGCGATTTGCTCACCACCGAGCGCATCGTCCTGAATTTCCTGGGGCGGCTGGTTGGAATCGCGACCTTGACTCGAACGTACGTCGAAAAGGTTCAGGGAACCGCGGCCCAAGTTTACGATACCCGCAAGACGACGCCCGGCTGGCGGCGACTCGAGAAATACGCTGTGCAGTGCGGCGGCGGTACCAATCATCGCACCGGCCTGTATGAAGCAGTGATGCTAAAAGATAATCACCTGGCCTGGTACACTCAGTTCACCGGCAAGTCGGCGCAACTAGGGGACCTGGTCGGTATTGTGCGGCAATTCCTGATCGATCAGTTGGGGGAAGCCAATGGTTCGCAGCGGATCATCGAAATCGAGGTCGACCGAACCGAGCAGCTCAAGCAGGTCCTTCCCAGCCAGCCCGATATCGTACTGCTCGATAACATGGACTGTGAGACGCTTAAGAAGGCAGTCGAGCTGCGTAACGAGCTGGCTCCGGAAGTCCAACTGGAAGCCTCTGGCGGCGTCAACTTGCAGACCATCCGCGGTATTGCCGAAACAGGCGTCGAGCGAATCAGCGTCGGAGCGCTCACCCATTCCGCGGTGAACGTCGATCTGGGCTATGATTGGGGCTGA
- a CDS encoding GspH/FimT family pseudopilin, which produces MPMRRGLTLIEILITVAILGILAAAVIPQFGATAPDQVRGAAQIVAADMEYARSLAISNNSAYLITFSKTRNGYILTHSGTNTSLDDLPDNPFRKPSEDSKSLIVLLSDFPHVGPDVTIAAIVTDEPSPQEVTSIEFDTLGQTTRKQPTLIWLSSRAGAEDIYLPIEINPVTGMTTIGEITNVAPNVLSAKAST; this is translated from the coding sequence ATGCCAATGCGTCGGGGGCTTACGCTTATCGAGATTCTGATCACCGTCGCCATCCTGGGGATCTTGGCGGCCGCCGTTATTCCCCAGTTCGGTGCCACCGCGCCAGACCAGGTTCGCGGTGCGGCTCAAATCGTCGCGGCCGATATGGAATACGCCCGATCGCTGGCGATTTCCAATAATTCGGCGTACCTGATCACATTCAGCAAGACCAGGAATGGCTACATATTGACGCATTCCGGCACGAATACCTCGCTGGATGACTTGCCCGACAATCCGTTTCGCAAGCCCTCGGAGGACTCGAAGTCGCTGATCGTCCTGCTCTCGGATTTCCCGCATGTCGGGCCAGACGTTACGATCGCTGCAATCGTCACAGACGAACCCTCTCCCCAAGAGGTCACCTCGATTGAATTCGACACGCTCGGCCAGACCACGCGAAAGCAACCTACACTTATTTGGCTTTCCTCCAGGGCTGGGGCGGAGGATATCTACTTGCCAATCGAAATCAATCCGGTCACCGGGATGACGACCATTGGCGAGATCACCAACGTAGCCCCAAACGTTTTGAGCGCTAAAGCCTCGACCTGA
- the pilO gene encoding type 4a pilus biogenesis protein PilO, which translates to MKLKLPKSSTPLLLVGLGLLVSFVMLVYVPLSRSIAAAHDSLKLKQSLVSQEASLLAQIELHHQEMEDLKAYTKQWEEVPSANYHLSQVLGEISQHAKQAGTDALRLEPGQVTEMEAVQRIPVRLGCSGNFQEIHDLIGRIETLPYKIWLRQIELAPKSDQKHDLTCEMEFEAFIVSVKNSH; encoded by the coding sequence ATGAAGCTGAAGCTACCCAAAAGCTCGACTCCGCTCTTGCTGGTGGGCCTCGGACTGCTGGTGTCCTTTGTGATGCTGGTATACGTGCCGCTTAGCCGAAGCATCGCCGCAGCGCATGACTCGCTCAAATTGAAGCAGTCGCTGGTCAGCCAGGAAGCATCACTGCTAGCACAGATCGAACTTCACCACCAAGAGATGGAAGACCTGAAAGCCTACACCAAGCAATGGGAAGAAGTTCCCAGTGCGAACTATCACTTGAGCCAGGTGCTGGGTGAAATCTCGCAGCATGCCAAGCAAGCTGGCACCGATGCATTGCGCCTTGAACCGGGCCAAGTTACCGAAATGGAAGCCGTACAGAGGATCCCTGTGCGTCTGGGTTGTAGCGGTAACTTTCAAGAGATTCACGACCTGATCGGTCGGATTGAAACTCTCCCCTACAAGATCTGGCTCCGCCAAATCGAGCTAGCACCGAAAAGCGATCAAAAGCACGACCTGACCTGTGAGATGGAATTTGAGGCTTTTATCGTCTCGGTAAAGAATTCGCATTAG
- the pilM gene encoding pilus assembly protein PilM, whose product MIRLPFARYNPIGIDIGSKSIKMIQFAQDYGSIQEAASIELPEGTASEKDFDAYLESLSQTLQRARVGRNFRGHDAIICIHQRDLFLHNIRVGKNDPKALSNIVHQEAADRIPYSMLDAEIRFVESEDIRQGEQTLREVIIMACFRPRLEAILETCEKSGFRPVSVDVEPMAILRSFTTQYRREADEGDRVIYVHVGYTNTLVIIAQGKQALFVKYIDVGGRHFDEAVARQLDMSLSDAVNLRKHNSDRRRSQQTPEVERSVINAMRDELERLQNELAMCIRYHSVTFRGKPLVRMVLSGGEATESLRTELQRVSGIETELGDPLRIYESTQNFGRRSQWDVAAGLAARQLGGTK is encoded by the coding sequence ATGATTCGGCTTCCATTTGCTCGCTACAATCCGATTGGCATCGACATCGGTTCGAAATCGATCAAGATGATCCAGTTCGCCCAGGACTATGGATCGATCCAAGAAGCCGCTTCGATCGAGCTTCCCGAGGGCACCGCATCCGAGAAGGACTTCGATGCGTACCTCGAATCGCTAAGCCAAACCTTGCAGCGTGCGCGAGTAGGCCGCAATTTCCGCGGTCACGACGCCATCATTTGCATCCACCAGCGAGACTTGTTCCTGCATAACATTCGCGTTGGCAAAAACGATCCCAAAGCCCTTTCCAATATCGTTCACCAGGAAGCAGCGGACCGCATTCCTTACTCCATGCTCGACGCGGAAATCCGCTTTGTCGAGTCGGAAGACATTCGCCAGGGAGAACAGACCCTGCGTGAAGTCATCATCATGGCTTGTTTCCGACCACGTCTGGAAGCGATTCTCGAGACTTGCGAAAAGAGCGGCTTCCGCCCTGTTTCGGTCGACGTCGAGCCGATGGCGATCCTCCGGTCGTTCACCACGCAGTACCGGCGCGAAGCGGACGAAGGCGATCGTGTCATCTACGTCCACGTCGGTTACACCAACACGTTGGTGATCATCGCTCAAGGGAAACAGGCTCTGTTTGTGAAATACATCGACGTTGGCGGACGACACTTCGACGAGGCGGTCGCGCGGCAACTCGACATGAGTTTGTCCGATGCCGTCAACCTCCGTAAACACAACTCCGACCGCCGCCGCTCGCAGCAGACGCCAGAAGTCGAACGCAGCGTCATCAACGCCATGCGAGATGAACTCGAACGATTGCAAAACGAGCTTGCCATGTGCATTCGTTACCATAGCGTGACGTTTCGTGGAAAGCCCCTGGTTCGCATGGTGCTCTCCGGCGGCGAGGCGACCGAATCGCTCCGCACCGAATTGCAGCGTGTCTCCGGGATCGAAACCGAACTGGGCGATCCACTGAGAATTTACGAATCGACTCAAAACTTCGGCCGACGTTCGCAATGGGACGTCGCCGCGGGATTGGCTGCCCGTCAGTTGGGAGGAACGAAATGA
- a CDS encoding type IV pilus modification PilV family protein, which translates to MPAFVTPSRPRFGFSLMEAVVAMSIVAFASSVLLLGVEATMESVQEQEEITIADGLARQMLDEIQGQSWVDPALRAHPYQTSLSASPDELLGPGRSKFDDTDDYNNYTAKPPVHIDGKALAATDSTGDTLPEAFRPRSDFLSNWRLTVEVAYLSESDHSVQMADYQPTNYRVLICRVYRLNRDNTWREIVARERVISYIPAHD; encoded by the coding sequence ATGCCCGCTTTCGTAACCCCAAGCCGCCCCCGCTTTGGCTTCTCGCTGATGGAAGCCGTCGTCGCGATGTCGATCGTCGCGTTCGCCAGCAGTGTGCTCCTGCTGGGCGTCGAGGCAACTATGGAATCGGTCCAAGAACAGGAAGAGATCACGATCGCCGACGGTTTGGCTCGGCAGATGCTCGACGAGATTCAAGGGCAAAGCTGGGTCGATCCCGCATTGCGAGCCCATCCCTATCAGACGTCTCTCTCCGCCTCGCCGGACGAACTTCTCGGACCTGGCAGATCGAAATTCGACGACACCGACGACTACAACAATTACACAGCTAAGCCCCCCGTGCATATCGACGGCAAGGCACTCGCGGCGACCGACTCGACCGGCGATACCCTGCCGGAAGCATTTCGCCCCAGAAGCGATTTCCTCTCGAATTGGCGACTCACCGTGGAGGTCGCTTACCTGAGCGAAAGCGATCACTCGGTGCAAATGGCCGACTACCAACCAACCAATTATCGCGTGCTGATTTGTCGCGTCTACCGCCTTAACCGGGACAACACCTGGCGAGAGATCGTCGCGCGAGAACGAGTCATTTCCTACATTCCGGCCCATGACTAA
- a CDS encoding tRNA-queuosine alpha-mannosyltransferase domain-containing protein, with amino-acid sequence MNILALEPYYGGSHRAFLDGWIAASRHTWTCLTLPAHHWKWRMRHAAITFAEEIANRRDDHFDLIFCSDMLNLAVFRGLAPPHIARLPVVVYFHENQLTYPDAYRTQRDYHYAFDNFQTLLAADQAWFNSSYHCNEFFEQCRAFLKKFPDYTLEDRLDHAYEQTIVASPGLPEITCQQRELNFHCPHIVWAARWEKDKNPEGFFQALYQLKEGGFPFRLSIVGESFRDSPPIFNEAREVLADHVKQWGFLPSHDDYLRLLTTSDIFVSTAEHEFFGISAAEAILAGNLPVLPRRLAYPELVDDQPNLLYDGTTAGLIAHLHALWEVDAFQQAARHQQSLVAQKLDRLRWSQLASVYDERLASLVENPRS; translated from the coding sequence ATGAACATCCTCGCACTTGAGCCCTATTACGGCGGCAGCCATCGTGCTTTCCTTGATGGCTGGATCGCGGCAAGTCGGCACACATGGACTTGCCTGACACTGCCGGCTCACCATTGGAAGTGGCGCATGCGACACGCGGCGATCACCTTCGCCGAAGAAATTGCCAACCGACGGGACGACCACTTCGATCTCATCTTCTGCAGCGACATGCTCAACCTGGCCGTCTTTCGCGGCCTTGCTCCACCGCATATCGCGCGGCTGCCGGTTGTCGTCTACTTTCACGAAAACCAGCTTACCTATCCCGACGCCTATCGTACGCAGCGAGACTACCACTACGCGTTTGATAACTTTCAAACCCTTCTGGCAGCCGACCAGGCATGGTTCAACTCCTCCTATCATTGCAATGAATTCTTCGAGCAGTGCCGGGCATTTCTCAAAAAGTTCCCCGACTACACGCTGGAGGATCGCCTCGATCACGCCTACGAGCAAACGATCGTCGCATCGCCAGGATTACCAGAAATCACCTGTCAGCAGCGAGAACTCAACTTCCATTGCCCACACATCGTCTGGGCGGCACGCTGGGAAAAGGATAAGAACCCCGAAGGCTTCTTCCAGGCTCTCTACCAGCTCAAGGAAGGCGGCTTCCCATTCCGCTTGAGCATTGTTGGCGAGTCGTTCCGTGATTCGCCGCCGATCTTCAACGAGGCCCGCGAAGTTCTGGCCGATCACGTCAAGCAGTGGGGCTTTCTCCCCAGCCACGACGACTACCTCCGCCTTTTGACCACAAGCGACATCTTCGTTTCAACGGCTGAGCATGAATTCTTCGGTATCTCCGCCGCCGAGGCGATCCTCGCCGGGAACCTGCCGGTCCTTCCGCGCCGCCTGGCATACCCGGAACTTGTCGATGACCAGCCCAATCTTCTTTACGACGGCACCACAGCCGGCCTGATCGCTCACCTGCACGCGCTATGGGAAGTCGACGCCTTCCAACAGGCCGCAAGACATCAACAGTCTTTGGTTGCCCAGAAGCTCGATCGACTTCGGTGGTCTCAACTTGCGTCCGTCTATGACGAGCGTCTGGCATCTCTCGTCGAAAACCCGAGGTCCTGA